A part of Actinobaculum sp. 313 genomic DNA contains:
- the dtd gene encoding D-aminoacyl-tRNA deacylase gives MRSVIQRVKRAEVRVDGRVVGAIEAGLCVLLGVTGSDGNAEAKKTARKIAQLKILRGSGGLDDTAARRSAEECGAPVLVVSQFTLYADTRKGRKPSWSHAAPGDVAEPLVDAVVQELRSAYGLHVETGEFGAMMDVELVNDGPFTILVEC, from the coding sequence ATGCGGTCAGTTATCCAGCGTGTCAAACGCGCAGAGGTTCGCGTGGACGGACGTGTTGTAGGCGCGATCGAAGCTGGGCTATGTGTGTTGCTGGGTGTGACTGGTTCCGACGGGAATGCCGAAGCGAAGAAGACAGCGCGGAAAATCGCACAGTTGAAAATCCTGCGAGGGTCGGGCGGTTTAGACGATACCGCTGCTCGCCGTAGTGCGGAGGAATGCGGGGCTCCGGTCCTCGTCGTGTCACAGTTCACTCTCTATGCTGATACGAGGAAGGGGCGTAAGCCGAGTTGGTCGCACGCGGCACCGGGTGACGTTGCCGAACCGCTGGTAGACGCCGTTGTGCAGGAGTTGCGATCCGCCTACGGGCTGCATGTGGAAACCGGGGAGTTCGGCGCGATGATGGATGTTGAGTTGGTCAATGATGGTCCCTTCACGATCCTGGTGGAGTGTTGA
- a CDS encoding DUF5692 family protein, whose protein sequence is MFLFESIPWYSWLAWLAVLAALIGLNELTRRFRSAGWAIFIVLPIVLTVFVWPTTAGAGSSTGTWFHWVKVYSALAGCLGFMALRYHPKLRAHRWALLFPPAILGLNILEACIRDFQVGAMGANEVVDGVFMVSGSWNYMNGVAGLLNLITICGWSGIIISRDKAKDMIWPDMLWFWIIAYDLWNFAYVYNCVGDHSFYAGAALLISCTIPAFFIKRGAWLQHRAHTLALWMMFTMAVPTFVTSSRFAVEASHRPAALFLVSAISLVANVAVLIYQVRTIRAKRLNPLRDELYTDLPAYREVRDANIEVEAAPESAGAWPAADDAGAVAAETVGAEVAGDEAAGVDSVGVRALH, encoded by the coding sequence ATGTTTTTATTCGAATCAATACCGTGGTATTCGTGGTTGGCATGGCTCGCGGTACTCGCGGCACTGATCGGCTTGAACGAGCTGACTCGCCGCTTCCGCAGTGCGGGCTGGGCGATCTTTATCGTCTTGCCAATCGTCCTGACTGTTTTTGTTTGGCCGACGACGGCGGGTGCCGGTTCGTCGACCGGCACCTGGTTCCACTGGGTGAAGGTCTATTCGGCGCTGGCCGGGTGCCTCGGTTTCATGGCACTGCGCTATCACCCGAAGCTGCGCGCGCATCGGTGGGCGCTGCTCTTCCCGCCCGCGATCCTGGGCCTGAATATCCTGGAGGCATGCATCCGCGACTTCCAGGTGGGCGCGATGGGTGCAAATGAGGTGGTCGACGGCGTCTTCATGGTCTCCGGCTCGTGGAACTACATGAACGGAGTCGCGGGTCTGCTCAACCTCATCACCATTTGTGGTTGGAGCGGGATTATCATCTCGCGCGACAAGGCGAAGGACATGATCTGGCCCGACATGCTGTGGTTCTGGATCATTGCCTACGATCTGTGGAACTTCGCCTACGTGTACAACTGTGTTGGTGACCATTCCTTCTATGCCGGTGCGGCGCTGCTGATTTCTTGCACGATTCCGGCCTTCTTCATTAAGCGGGGTGCATGGTTACAGCATCGGGCGCACACCCTGGCGCTGTGGATGATGTTCACTATGGCCGTGCCGACTTTCGTGACGTCGTCCCGCTTCGCGGTAGAGGCGTCACATCGCCCGGCAGCGCTGTTCCTGGTTTCGGCTATTTCGCTGGTGGCCAATGTGGCGGTGCTGATCTACCAGGTGCGCACTATCCGCGCCAAGCGATTGAACCCGCTGCGTGATGAGCTGTATACGGACCTTCCCGCCTACCGGGAGGTGCGCGACGCGAATATCGAGGTTGAGGCGGCGCCCGAAAGCGCCGGCGCTTGGCCTGCGGCCGATGATGCTGGGGCCGTTGCGGCCGAGACAGTCGGGGCTGAGGTTGCCGGGGATGAGGCTGCCGGTGTCGATAGTGTCGGGGTTCGCGCGTTGCACTGA
- a CDS encoding tripartite tricarboxylate transporter substrate binding protein: MRTKIAMLAAGALVLALAACGNGSGENSDGSDFPAGKQVTIVVPYSAGGASDLTARAYAQELEKELDTSVVVTNVTGSSGAIGLEQVRSSKADGYTIAYMPVESAMLKALGFTDLSTDDFTFLGRVMTIPAAVTVRADSPWDSYEDFADYAREHPGEIQVGNSGTGSIWHVAAASIEQEEDVEFTHVPFDGAAPAVAALVGGNIQAVTVSPSEVQSSVESGELKVLTVLGDERSSILPDVPTASELGVDLTVQGWGGFAVPKDTPDEVVAVLQDASGSAMNSDSVVDFLAERGYEHAYLSGPDMDAAAAEDLARFSELIPRLGIVNS, translated from the coding sequence ATGAGAACAAAGATAGCCATGCTGGCAGCCGGTGCCCTGGTACTGGCACTTGCGGCATGTGGAAACGGCTCGGGGGAGAACTCCGACGGGTCGGATTTTCCGGCGGGTAAACAAGTGACCATTGTGGTGCCGTATTCGGCGGGAGGCGCATCCGATCTAACCGCTCGCGCCTACGCGCAAGAGCTTGAAAAGGAACTGGATACCTCCGTCGTCGTCACGAATGTGACGGGCTCTTCTGGTGCCATCGGACTGGAGCAGGTTCGAAGCTCAAAAGCCGACGGCTACACCATCGCGTATATGCCAGTCGAATCGGCAATGCTCAAGGCGTTGGGATTCACCGACCTATCCACCGATGATTTCACCTTCCTTGGCCGTGTGATGACCATCCCGGCAGCGGTGACGGTCCGGGCGGATAGCCCGTGGGATAGCTACGAGGACTTCGCCGACTACGCCCGTGAGCACCCCGGCGAGATCCAAGTCGGAAACTCTGGCACCGGCTCGATCTGGCACGTTGCCGCAGCATCAATCGAGCAGGAAGAGGATGTTGAGTTTACCCATGTTCCCTTCGACGGTGCGGCGCCCGCTGTTGCAGCACTCGTGGGTGGGAATATTCAAGCCGTCACCGTCAGTCCGTCGGAGGTGCAGTCCTCCGTGGAGTCCGGAGAACTGAAGGTACTGACCGTGCTGGGCGATGAGCGTTCGTCCATTCTGCCTGATGTTCCGACCGCCTCTGAGCTGGGTGTGGACCTTACCGTGCAGGGATGGGGTGGATTCGCTGTGCCAAAAGACACTCCCGATGAGGTGGTTGCCGTACTTCAGGATGCGAGTGGATCTGCAATGAACTCGGACTCGGTGGTCGACTTCCTGGCGGAACGTGGTTATGAGCACGCCTATTTGAGTGGACCGGATATGGATGCCGCCGCTGCTGAGGACCTGGCGCGTTTCTCCGAACTGATCCCACGGCTAGGCATTGTCAATAGCTGA
- a CDS encoding dihydrodipicolinate synthase family protein, whose product MRKLSGVITAMTTPFRGDGSIDYGSLREQVDFLIQAGVDCLYPAGTTGEMLLCSVEERKRVAEAVIDQADGRVPVYIHVGCQMPADTIALAHHAVDAGADGIGVVTPMYFSLTDRALISYYESVCREVPEDFPVYAYAIPQLAGNDLSVSVVREIRERCNNLVGIKYSYPNMTRIAEYLAIGDGFSVLPGADHLFLPALALGCDGIVSGCSGPLPEIFVAIKQLYDADDLVQARQAQLNANRLIAIMRAGADISIFKYLLTRRGIAGGVVRPPLLQLPLEEYEQIHVQIEETIQSFSDESK is encoded by the coding sequence ATGCGCAAGCTATCCGGCGTTATTACCGCTATGACCACCCCATTCCGGGGAGATGGAAGTATTGACTACGGGTCGCTGCGCGAGCAGGTCGATTTCCTCATTCAGGCCGGAGTTGACTGTCTGTATCCCGCGGGGACGACAGGAGAAATGCTGCTGTGTTCCGTCGAGGAGAGAAAACGGGTTGCCGAAGCGGTGATCGACCAGGCCGACGGGCGTGTGCCCGTGTACATCCATGTCGGATGCCAAATGCCTGCCGATACCATCGCGCTTGCGCATCACGCGGTTGATGCCGGGGCGGACGGAATCGGCGTTGTCACTCCGATGTACTTCTCGCTCACCGACCGAGCTCTAATCTCCTACTACGAGTCGGTGTGCCGAGAAGTGCCGGAGGACTTTCCCGTCTACGCATACGCAATTCCGCAGCTGGCGGGCAACGATCTCTCGGTTTCAGTGGTCCGCGAAATCAGGGAGCGCTGTAACAATCTCGTCGGGATTAAGTACAGCTATCCGAATATGACGCGCATCGCCGAATACCTCGCAATCGGTGACGGTTTCTCCGTGCTGCCAGGCGCCGACCACCTGTTCCTCCCGGCGCTCGCACTCGGGTGTGATGGCATCGTCTCAGGATGCTCGGGGCCGCTGCCGGAGATCTTCGTCGCTATCAAGCAACTGTACGACGCCGACGACCTTGTACAGGCCCGGCAGGCACAGCTGAACGCCAACCGCCTGATCGCGATCATGCGCGCAGGCGCGGACATCTCGATCTTCAAGTATCTGCTGACACGCCGAGGCATTGCCGGGGGAGTGGTGCGGCCGCCGCTCCTCCAACTACCGCTGGAGGAGTACGAGCAAATTCACGTACAGATCGAAGAAACCATTCAATCGTTCTCAGATGAGTCGAAATAG
- a CDS encoding IclR family transcriptional regulator — translation MASRTTQSDRGDSSAGGVQSVVKAVRILDCFSANQPFLTLSQICRETGLPKSTALNLVRTLEQSNLLMRMEDTQQYQLSYRVMEYSYALSSSLPLIQYAMPFLEEIQVSTGENIYLTSHIDGRVFYLECVYPSIRIGNYSVQGKTLPMHCTGCGKAMLAYLSDHELQQVVDRRGLPRLTPATITDADALREELAATRERGYALDLEEETAGVKCVAVAIRDGSGYPVGAISISGTTVSVRDDLIEEYARILSRAASVFASVSRQFPAAQLRSRG, via the coding sequence GTGGCAAGCAGAACCACGCAATCGGATCGGGGCGATAGCTCTGCGGGCGGCGTCCAGTCAGTTGTAAAGGCGGTGCGAATTCTTGACTGTTTCTCCGCCAACCAGCCCTTTCTCACCCTGTCGCAGATCTGCCGTGAGACCGGATTGCCAAAAAGCACCGCTCTGAATCTGGTCCGCACGCTAGAGCAGTCGAACTTACTGATGCGCATGGAGGACACTCAGCAGTATCAACTGTCGTATCGCGTCATGGAGTACAGCTACGCACTGAGCTCATCACTGCCTCTTATCCAGTACGCAATGCCCTTCTTGGAAGAGATTCAGGTGAGCACGGGTGAGAATATCTACCTCACCAGCCATATCGACGGGCGTGTGTTCTACTTGGAGTGCGTTTACCCCAGTATCCGCATTGGCAACTACTCCGTTCAGGGAAAGACCCTTCCTATGCACTGCACCGGCTGTGGGAAGGCCATGCTGGCCTACTTATCCGACCACGAACTGCAGCAGGTTGTCGATAGGCGAGGCCTCCCCCGCTTGACCCCCGCCACGATCACTGACGCGGACGCACTGCGCGAGGAACTGGCGGCGACGCGCGAGCGTGGTTACGCCCTTGACCTGGAAGAAGAAACTGCGGGTGTGAAATGCGTGGCCGTCGCCATACGTGACGGCTCCGGCTATCCCGTGGGTGCCATCAGCATCTCGGGAACCACGGTCAGTGTTCGCGACGATCTGATCGAAGAGTATGCGCGCATCCTTTCGCGGGCCGCATCGGTATTTGCATCAGTCTCGCGGCAGTTCCCCGCCGCACAGTTGCGCAGCCGCGGGTAG
- a CDS encoding ATP-dependent Clp protease ATP-binding subunit, whose product MFERFTDRARRVIVLAQEEARNLKHNYLGTEHILLGLIREGEGVAAKALDALDITLENVRAQVIDIIGEGQEPPSGHIPFTPRAKKVIEYAMREGLQLGHSYIGTEHLLLGLTREPDGVAAQVLVKLGADLPRVRNQVNQLISGYQGKEPVGVGNGAREGQKAGSTVLDQFGRNLTQSAREHKLDPVIGRHLETERVMQVLSRRTKNNPVLVGEPGVGKTAVVEGLAQSIAAGDVPETLKDKQLYSLDMGSLVAGSRYRGDFEERMKKILKEVNTRGDIILFIDEIHTLVGAGAAEGALDAASLLKPMLARGELQVIGATTLDEYRKHIEKDAALERRFQPIQVDQPTVPQTIEILKGLRDRYESFHRVTITDDAIDSAAALADRYINDRFLPDKAIDLIDEAGARLAIRKMTAPPELRELDEKIAGLRRDKEAAIDGQDFEKAASLRDEEQRLTEQRNEREQAWKDGDMDVVSVVDEDLITEVLSMSTGIPVFKLTEAESAKLLRMEDELHKRVIGQNEAVTALSQAIRRTRAGLKDPNRPGGSFIFAGPTGVGKTELAKALAEFLFGDESALITLDMSEYSEKHTVSRLFGAPPGYVGYEEGGQLTEKVRRKPFSVVLFDEIEKAHSDLFNPLLQILEEGRLTDSQGRVVDFKNTVIIMTTNLGTKDIAKGVTTGFQFDQDTTTSYERMKQRVNEALKDNFRPEFLNRVDEMIVFPQLRREEILAIVDLMIGKLDKRLAEQDMRIALTNDAKSLLADRGYDPVLGARPLRRAIQRDIEDVLSEKLLFGEFRPGQTIVVDVDKNNIPMSFTFSGQDADAPLPEDAEAAEAPEGIDGLAAATDTWSGGSSAGSQPSGLSAAN is encoded by the coding sequence ATGTTCGAACGGTTTACAGACCGTGCCCGCCGGGTGATCGTACTCGCGCAGGAGGAGGCTCGTAACCTCAAACACAACTACCTTGGCACTGAGCACATTCTGCTCGGTCTCATTCGTGAGGGAGAGGGCGTTGCTGCCAAGGCGCTTGATGCTTTGGACATCACGTTGGAGAATGTCCGAGCTCAGGTCATCGATATTATCGGGGAGGGCCAGGAACCCCCGTCGGGGCATATCCCCTTCACTCCCCGTGCCAAGAAAGTCATTGAATATGCGATGCGTGAGGGTCTGCAGCTGGGACACTCGTACATCGGGACGGAGCACCTGCTGCTCGGGCTCACCCGTGAACCCGACGGCGTCGCCGCCCAGGTACTGGTGAAGCTCGGTGCGGATCTGCCGCGCGTGCGCAACCAGGTCAATCAGCTTATTTCCGGCTACCAGGGTAAGGAGCCGGTTGGGGTTGGAAACGGTGCCCGCGAGGGTCAGAAGGCAGGCTCAACTGTTCTTGACCAGTTTGGACGCAACTTGACGCAGTCCGCGCGTGAGCACAAGCTCGATCCGGTGATTGGACGTCATCTGGAGACCGAGCGTGTCATGCAGGTGCTATCCCGCCGTACCAAGAACAACCCGGTGCTGGTGGGCGAACCCGGCGTCGGCAAGACCGCCGTCGTCGAAGGCCTCGCCCAGTCGATTGCCGCCGGAGATGTTCCCGAGACGCTCAAAGATAAGCAGCTGTACTCGCTGGATATGGGCTCGCTGGTTGCCGGATCACGCTACCGCGGTGACTTCGAGGAGCGCATGAAGAAGATCCTCAAAGAGGTCAATACGCGCGGGGACATCATTCTGTTCATCGACGAGATTCACACCCTGGTCGGCGCAGGCGCGGCCGAAGGCGCACTCGATGCGGCGTCGCTGCTCAAGCCCATGCTGGCGCGTGGTGAATTGCAGGTCATCGGTGCCACCACCTTGGATGAGTACCGCAAGCACATTGAGAAGGACGCCGCTTTGGAGCGGCGCTTCCAGCCGATTCAGGTGGATCAGCCGACGGTGCCGCAGACCATCGAGATCCTCAAGGGGTTGCGCGACCGCTACGAATCCTTCCACCGTGTGACGATTACAGATGATGCGATCGACTCCGCCGCAGCGCTGGCCGACCGCTACATCAACGACCGCTTCCTGCCGGATAAGGCCATCGATCTGATCGATGAAGCCGGTGCACGGCTCGCCATTCGCAAGATGACTGCGCCGCCGGAGCTGCGCGAGCTAGACGAGAAGATCGCCGGTTTGCGCCGCGATAAGGAGGCCGCCATTGACGGGCAGGACTTCGAGAAGGCCGCTTCTTTGCGCGACGAAGAGCAGCGCCTGACCGAGCAGCGCAACGAGCGCGAGCAGGCCTGGAAGGATGGCGATATGGACGTGGTCTCCGTCGTCGACGAAGACCTCATCACAGAGGTGTTGTCCATGTCCACCGGTATCCCGGTGTTCAAGCTGACAGAGGCCGAGTCTGCCAAGCTGCTGCGCATGGAGGATGAGCTGCACAAGCGCGTTATCGGCCAGAACGAGGCCGTCACGGCGCTCTCGCAGGCGATTCGGCGCACTCGCGCCGGCCTGAAGGATCCGAACCGACCGGGTGGCTCGTTCATCTTCGCCGGTCCGACCGGCGTCGGCAAGACCGAACTGGCCAAGGCGCTAGCCGAGTTCCTCTTCGGTGACGAGTCTGCGCTGATCACGCTTGATATGTCCGAGTACTCGGAGAAGCACACCGTCTCCCGTCTGTTCGGTGCTCCTCCCGGGTATGTCGGATATGAAGAGGGCGGCCAGCTGACCGAGAAGGTACGGCGCAAGCCGTTCTCCGTGGTACTGTTCGACGAGATTGAAAAGGCGCATTCCGACCTGTTCAACCCGTTGCTGCAGATCCTGGAGGAAGGCCGCCTTACCGATTCGCAGGGGCGCGTGGTCGACTTCAAGAACACCGTCATCATCATGACGACCAACCTCGGTACGAAGGACATTGCCAAGGGCGTGACCACCGGCTTCCAGTTCGATCAGGACACGACGACGTCGTACGAGCGCATGAAGCAGCGCGTCAACGAGGCACTGAAGGACAATTTCCGCCCCGAGTTCCTCAACCGTGTGGACGAAATGATCGTCTTCCCGCAGCTGCGCCGCGAGGAGATTCTGGCAATTGTCGATCTGATGATCGGCAAGCTGGACAAGCGGTTGGCCGAGCAAGATATGCGCATCGCCTTGACGAACGACGCCAAGAGCCTGCTCGCTGATCGCGGGTACGATCCGGTGCTTGGTGCGCGTCCGCTGCGTCGCGCCATCCAGCGCGACATTGAGGACGTACTGTCCGAGAAGCTGCTCTTTGGTGAGTTCCGGCCGGGTCAGACCATTGTGGTGGACGTGGATAAGAACAATATCCCGATGTCCTTCACCTTCTCCGGACAGGATGCCGACGCGCCCCTTCCCGAGGATGCCGAGGCAGCCGAGGCGCCGGAAGGAATCGACGGACTGGCCGCAGCGACCGATACGTGGAGTGGCGGCTCGTCGGCGGGCTCGCAGCCCAGTGGTTTATCCGCAGCGAACTAA
- a CDS encoding TetR-like C-terminal domain-containing protein, which yields MAHVAHGRAQSPRGHAAPPAYTKKPTTPELLGQILKEQLRTIPLSKVTVAGLAADAGISRQAFYYHFSDIHDLAAWVFQIDIADHIMAHASYAQWANGFRQMLAYMQAHRDQAYAVINSLSHEELEQFFFRTLREMMSVIVAELEGDLQLTEASRTFVIEHFTLIVLGHLLHWFATDMAANPTGLVDDLELILHGTVRAALERFAQRDAM from the coding sequence ATGGCACATGTGGCGCACGGCAGGGCGCAATCGCCGCGTGGTCATGCGGCGCCACCAGCGTACACAAAGAAACCGACGACGCCGGAGTTGCTCGGTCAAATTCTCAAGGAACAACTGCGCACAATTCCTTTGTCAAAGGTCACGGTGGCCGGTCTGGCAGCAGATGCCGGTATTTCGCGCCAGGCGTTCTACTACCATTTCTCCGATATACACGATCTGGCGGCGTGGGTATTCCAGATCGACATTGCCGACCACATCATGGCGCATGCGAGTTACGCACAGTGGGCGAACGGCTTCCGGCAGATGCTGGCCTACATGCAAGCACACCGCGACCAGGCGTATGCGGTGATCAACTCGCTCAGTCACGAGGAATTGGAGCAATTCTTCTTCCGGACCTTGCGCGAGATGATGAGCGTCATCGTGGCCGAGCTGGAAGGCGATCTGCAACTAACCGAGGCGTCGCGCACCTTCGTGATCGAGCATTTCACCCTGATCGTGCTGGGACATCTACTGCACTGGTTCGCTACGGACATGGCCGCCAACCCCACTGGTTTAGTGGACGACCTTGAGCTAATTCTGCACGGCACTGTGCGGGCGGCTCTGGAACGCTTCGCTCAGCGGGACGCCATGTAA
- a CDS encoding DUF2516 family protein: protein MSDEELFFGSLFLIGFISVLGALAIDVWALVDCGRRPESDFKKAKGSRDSWLLCFSFALFFGAVLIVSPDLSWVHFVLFLLILVPGVYYRGAEYPRMGPRGGTATSAADATETNEVAD from the coding sequence CTTGATTGGGTTCATCAGCGTACTTGGTGCACTGGCAATCGATGTGTGGGCTTTGGTGGACTGCGGGCGTCGTCCGGAGAGTGACTTCAAGAAGGCCAAGGGATCGCGGGATTCCTGGCTACTCTGTTTCAGTTTTGCATTGTTCTTCGGGGCAGTCCTCATCGTGTCGCCCGATCTTTCATGGGTGCATTTCGTGCTGTTCCTGCTGATTCTTGTTCCAGGAGTTTACTACCGCGGCGCGGAATATCCACGGATGGGACCACGGGGAGGAACTGCGACGTCGGCAGCTGACGCGACGGAGACAAATGAAGTCGCGGATTAG